A region from the Pseudomonas sp. P8_229 genome encodes:
- the fpr gene encoding ferredoxin-NADP reductase: protein MSNMNHERVLSVHHWNDTLFSFKCTRDPGLRFENGQFVMIGLQQPNGRPLMRAYSIASPNWEEHLEFFSIKVQDGPLTSQLQHLKEGDEIIISKKPTGTLVLDDLNPGKHLYLLSTGTGLAPFMSVIQDPETYERFEKVILVHGVRYVNEVAYREFITEHLPQNEFFGEALRDKLIYYPTVTREPFENQGRLTDLMRSGKLFSDIGLPPINPQDDRAMICGSPSMLDETSEVLDSFGLKISARMREPGDYLIERAFVEK, encoded by the coding sequence ATGAGCAACATGAACCACGAGCGTGTCCTCAGTGTTCATCACTGGAACGACACTCTGTTCAGCTTCAAGTGCACCCGCGATCCGGGCCTGCGCTTCGAGAACGGTCAGTTCGTGATGATCGGCCTGCAACAGCCCAACGGCCGCCCGCTTATGCGCGCTTACTCGATCGCCAGCCCGAACTGGGAAGAGCATCTGGAGTTCTTCAGCATCAAGGTGCAGGACGGCCCGCTGACCTCGCAGCTGCAGCATTTGAAGGAGGGCGACGAGATCATCATCTCGAAGAAGCCTACCGGCACCCTGGTTCTCGACGACCTGAACCCGGGCAAGCACTTGTACCTGCTGAGCACCGGCACTGGCCTGGCGCCGTTCATGAGCGTGATTCAGGACCCGGAAACCTACGAGCGCTTTGAAAAAGTGATCCTGGTTCACGGTGTGCGTTACGTCAACGAAGTCGCCTACCGCGAATTCATCACCGAGCACCTGCCGCAGAACGAGTTCTTCGGTGAAGCGTTGCGTGACAAGTTGATCTACTACCCGACCGTGACCCGCGAGCCGTTCGAGAACCAGGGCCGTTTGACCGACCTGATGCGCAGCGGCAAGCTGTTCAGCGACATCGGTCTGCCACCGATCAACCCACAGGACGACCGCGCGATGATCTGCGGCAGCCCGAGCATGCTCGACGAGACCAGCGAAGTGCTCGACAGCTTCGGCCTGAAGATCTCGGCGCGTATGCGCGAGCCGGGTGACTATCTGATCGAGCGTGCGTTCGTCGAGAAGTAA
- a CDS encoding MarR family transcriptional regulator produces the protein MKSQDILLLFKIASLHAQEENLLGEMEAESNSDRVEELLRPYVVSRMTAGESVGKPLVTYSTDGEDTIFQRREFDSPFADGPGWEGWAEPASDPPLTSWSDRYSLRALSASLGLSKSEVSNALARCRESGLLIHDYDTGLAKVHRRELLKITEHALKYFFPVKPGAIVRGIPTGFAAPALSKSIKSAGGLIPVWPDAQGTERGQAIEPLYKTVPAAVKKDRILYHYLALADAIRLGGPRECGVAISILKAGMGLK, from the coding sequence ATGAAGAGTCAAGACATTTTACTTTTGTTCAAAATTGCCAGTCTCCACGCTCAGGAAGAGAACCTCCTGGGGGAGATGGAGGCCGAATCGAATTCGGACAGGGTTGAAGAGCTGCTCAGGCCTTATGTCGTCAGCCGAATGACCGCAGGGGAGAGTGTGGGGAAGCCATTGGTCACCTACTCCACTGATGGCGAAGACACAATCTTCCAGCGCCGCGAATTCGACTCGCCTTTCGCTGATGGGCCAGGGTGGGAAGGATGGGCGGAACCAGCATCTGATCCACCGCTGACAAGTTGGAGCGATCGGTACTCTCTGCGTGCACTGTCTGCCTCTCTCGGACTGAGCAAAAGCGAAGTCTCAAATGCTCTCGCCCGATGCCGGGAATCCGGATTGCTCATCCATGACTACGACACCGGGCTTGCCAAAGTGCACCGCCGGGAACTGCTGAAAATTACCGAGCACGCGCTGAAGTACTTCTTCCCGGTCAAGCCTGGCGCGATTGTTCGTGGCATACCCACGGGTTTTGCGGCGCCTGCGCTGTCCAAAAGTATCAAGAGTGCGGGTGGTTTGATTCCGGTCTGGCCGGATGCGCAGGGAACCGAGCGAGGCCAAGCGATAGAGCCGCTTTACAAAACAGTGCCAGCAGCGGTGAAAAAAGACCGGATTCTTTACCACTATCTGGCGCTCGCTGATGCAATCCGTCTGGGTGGTCCGCGTGAGTGTGGTGTGGCAATCAGTATTCTGAAGGCAGGGATGGGGCTGAAATAA
- a CDS encoding serine/threonine protein phosphatase has protein sequence MRYHSRSITGQASRGNNDYAGATCEGDGGFFVVADGTSKRGSGHLAESFVSGMLAAHSTQMEQGSYPAEPAAVERLLGSILADFHASLPADQTGAICYLIGLVAHGRLTVAYEGDCSCGIVTLAGAIDWITPPHCKANWRRDRSHCELAQDPARNLVTRCLKINRVPNPDFVCCALDTVERLVFVTDGFWADLTQAQQSSLLAAPNSDFSVGDDDVTWIDVQLGRRD, from the coding sequence ATGAGATACCACTCCCGATCAATCACTGGGCAAGCCAGCAGAGGAAATAATGACTATGCCGGAGCGACCTGTGAGGGTGACGGTGGTTTTTTTGTTGTCGCGGATGGCACTTCCAAGCGCGGCAGTGGACATCTGGCTGAAAGCTTCGTGAGCGGCATGTTGGCGGCTCATTCCACACAGATGGAGCAGGGGAGCTATCCTGCAGAACCCGCAGCTGTTGAGCGCCTATTGGGTTCAATACTGGCGGATTTTCATGCGTCGTTGCCTGCTGATCAGACGGGAGCCATCTGTTACCTGATTGGCTTGGTCGCTCATGGCCGACTTACCGTTGCATACGAGGGAGACTGTTCATGCGGGATTGTGACGTTGGCGGGTGCCATCGATTGGATTACGCCACCTCACTGCAAGGCCAATTGGCGGCGCGACCGTTCGCACTGTGAGTTGGCGCAAGACCCCGCGCGAAATTTGGTAACGCGATGCTTGAAGATCAATCGGGTCCCGAACCCTGACTTTGTTTGTTGTGCTCTGGATACTGTTGAGCGCTTGGTATTTGTCACTGATGGATTTTGGGCGGACTTGACGCAAGCCCAGCAAAGCAGTTTGTTGGCGGCGCCGAATAGCGACTTTAGCGTTGGCGACGATGATGTCACGTGGATAGATGTTCAGCTTGGCCGGCGAGACTGA
- a CDS encoding DUF1456 family protein, translating to MVHNDVLRSVRYMLDISDKKVVEIIKLGGMEVALADVVTWLDKKEEDEEGFVRCPDEVIAHFLDGLVVFKRGKDESRPPQPIEVPVTNNIILKKLRVAFELKEDDMHAILKAAEFPVSKPELSALFRKVGHTNYRPCGDQLLRNFLKGLTLRVRG from the coding sequence ATGGTTCATAACGACGTACTGCGCAGCGTGCGCTACATGCTCGACATCAGCGACAAGAAAGTTGTCGAGATCATCAAACTCGGCGGCATGGAAGTAGCGCTCGCTGACGTGGTGACCTGGCTCGACAAGAAAGAAGAAGACGAAGAAGGCTTCGTGCGTTGCCCGGACGAAGTCATCGCGCACTTCCTCGACGGCCTGGTGGTCTTCAAGCGCGGCAAGGACGAAAGCCGTCCGCCACAGCCGATCGAAGTGCCGGTGACCAACAACATCATCCTGAAAAAGCTGCGCGTGGCGTTCGAGCTGAAAGAAGACGACATGCACGCGATCCTCAAGGCTGCCGAGTTCCCGGTGTCCAAGCCTGAGCTGAGTGCGCTGTTCCGCAAGGTCGGCCACACCAACTACCGCCCGTGCGGCGACCAGTTGCTGCGCAACTTCCTCAAGGGCCTGACCCTGCGCGTTCGCGGCTGA
- a CDS encoding DUF3077 domain-containing protein → MNNPSDLKTIGFTPFLYNSDQAFFNVRSGIPIIDALSQSSDLLSLAKSFAEDAAFIRDTDRHAWAAHYLTVMGKALIDDVIQALIPRPARTKTEPEAEIPESL, encoded by the coding sequence ATGAACAATCCATCTGATCTTAAAACCATCGGCTTCACCCCCTTCCTCTACAACTCGGATCAAGCGTTCTTCAACGTCCGCTCCGGCATCCCGATCATCGATGCCTTGTCGCAATCCTCCGACCTGCTATCCCTCGCCAAATCCTTCGCAGAAGACGCTGCCTTCATCAGAGACACCGACCGCCATGCCTGGGCCGCGCATTACCTGACGGTGATGGGCAAAGCCTTGATTGATGATGTGATTCAGGCGTTGATCCCACGACCTGCGCGCACGAAGACCGAGCCTGAAGCAGAGATACCTGAAAGCTTGTAG
- the tsaA gene encoding tRNA (N6-threonylcarbamoyladenosine(37)-N6)-methyltransferase TrmO, giving the protein MTYSVSPIGFVRSCFKEKFAIPRQPQLAPAARGVLELVAPFDQGDAVQGLDQVSHVWLLFLFHQALEDKPRLKVRPPRLGGNKSMGVFATRATHRPNGIGQSVVKLDKVEVNRLFISGIDLLDGTPILDIKPYVPYADIIADAANSIASAAPQLIDVQWTDAALQQAHGHAQRLGEPLVELIEQCLAQDPRPAYQTPAPEREYGAQFWDLDVRWHYPTPEQIRVLEVIPATA; this is encoded by the coding sequence ATGACTTACAGCGTCTCCCCCATCGGTTTCGTGCGCTCCTGCTTCAAGGAGAAGTTCGCCATCCCACGCCAACCGCAACTGGCCCCCGCCGCCCGTGGCGTGCTGGAACTGGTAGCACCGTTCGATCAGGGTGACGCCGTGCAAGGTCTGGATCAGGTCAGCCATGTCTGGCTGCTGTTCCTGTTTCATCAGGCGCTGGAAGATAAACCACGGCTGAAAGTGCGCCCACCACGCCTGGGCGGCAACAAGTCGATGGGCGTGTTCGCCACCCGCGCCACCCACCGCCCCAATGGCATCGGCCAGTCAGTGGTGAAGCTGGACAAGGTTGAGGTCAATCGGCTGTTCATCTCGGGGATCGACTTGCTCGACGGCACGCCGATTCTCGACATCAAACCCTATGTGCCTTACGCCGACATCATCGCTGACGCCGCCAACAGCATCGCCAGCGCGGCGCCACAACTAATCGACGTGCAGTGGACCGACGCCGCGCTGCAACAGGCGCACGGACATGCACAGCGCCTTGGCGAGCCTTTGGTCGAGTTGATCGAGCAGTGCCTGGCTCAAGATCCGCGTCCGGCGTATCAGACGCCGGCGCCGGAGCGTGAATATGGCGCGCAGTTCTGGGACCTGGACGTGCGTTGGCATTACCCGACGCCCGAGCAGATCCGGGTGCTGGAAGTGATTCCCGCCACGGCGTAA
- a CDS encoding GNAT family N-acetyltransferase — translation MRHHSVIHTPKLSDYQELTRVWEASVRATHDFLPDSYIELLRNLVLTRYLDAVMLICTKDANQRITGFAGVAAGKIEMLFIDPDYRGQGLGKKLLNYAMQHLNADELDVNEQNPQALGFYFKQGFEVIGRSEVDGMGQPYPLLHMRLRQNQQRSGNG, via the coding sequence ATGCGTCACCATTCGGTCATCCATACGCCGAAACTCAGCGATTATCAGGAACTGACCCGGGTCTGGGAGGCCTCGGTTCGCGCCACCCATGATTTTCTGCCGGACAGCTATATCGAACTGCTGCGTAATTTGGTGCTCACGCGTTATCTGGATGCGGTGATGTTGATCTGCACCAAGGACGCCAATCAGCGCATTACCGGGTTTGCCGGTGTTGCGGCGGGCAAAATTGAAATGCTGTTCATCGATCCGGATTATCGGGGGCAGGGCTTGGGCAAGAAACTGCTCAACTACGCGATGCAGCACCTGAATGCCGATGAACTCGACGTCAACGAACAGAATCCGCAAGCGCTGGGCTTCTATTTCAAGCAGGGGTTCGAAGTGATCGGCCGCTCGGAGGTCGATGGCATGGGCCAGCCGTATCCGTTGCTGCACATGCGCCTGCGACAAAACCAGCAACGCTCAGGCAACGGCTGA
- the rimO gene encoding 30S ribosomal protein S12 methylthiotransferase RimO, with protein MSTTPAPANPKVGFVSLGCPKALVDSERILTQLRMEGYDVVSTYQDADVVVVNTCGFIDSAKAESLEVIGEAIKENGKVIVTGCMGVEEGNIRDVHPSVLAVTGPQQYEQVVNAVHEVVPPRKDHNPLIDLVPPQGIKLTPRHYAYLKISEGCNHSCSFCIIPSMRGKLVSRPVGDVLDEAQRLVKSGVKELLVISQDTSAYGVDVKYRTGFWNGAPVKTRMTELCEALSTLGVWVRLHYVYPYPHVDELIPLMAAGKILPYLDIPFQHASPKVLKSMKRPAFEDKTLARIKNWREICPDLIIRSTFIVGFPGETEEDFQYLLNWLTEAQLDRVGCFQYSPVDGAPANDLDLEIVPDDVKQDRWDRFMAHQQAISSARLQMRIGREIEVLVDEVDEQGAVGRCFFDAPEIDGNVFIDNGSNLKPGDKVWCKVTDADEYDLWAEQI; from the coding sequence ATGTCCACCACTCCTGCGCCGGCCAATCCAAAGGTTGGCTTTGTATCTCTGGGTTGCCCGAAAGCACTGGTCGACTCCGAGCGCATCCTGACCCAGCTGCGCATGGAAGGCTATGACGTGGTGTCCACCTACCAGGACGCCGACGTGGTTGTGGTCAACACCTGCGGCTTCATCGACTCGGCCAAGGCTGAGTCGCTGGAAGTGATCGGTGAAGCGATCAAGGAAAACGGCAAGGTGATCGTCACCGGTTGCATGGGCGTGGAAGAAGGCAACATCCGCGACGTGCACCCGAGCGTGCTGGCCGTGACCGGCCCGCAGCAGTACGAGCAAGTGGTCAATGCCGTGCACGAAGTCGTGCCGCCGCGTAAAGATCACAACCCGCTGATCGACCTGGTGCCGCCGCAAGGCATCAAGCTGACCCCGCGCCACTACGCGTACCTGAAAATTTCCGAAGGCTGCAACCACAGCTGCAGCTTCTGCATCATCCCGTCGATGCGCGGCAAACTGGTCAGCCGTCCGGTCGGTGACGTGCTCGACGAAGCCCAGCGTCTGGTCAAATCCGGCGTTAAAGAGTTGTTGGTTATTTCGCAAGACACCAGCGCTTATGGCGTTGACGTGAAATACCGCACCGGTTTCTGGAACGGCGCGCCGGTGAAAACCCGCATGACCGAACTCTGCGAAGCGCTGAGCACCCTCGGTGTCTGGGTGCGTCTGCACTACGTTTACCCGTACCCGCACGTTGACGAACTGATCCCGCTGATGGCCGCCGGCAAGATCCTGCCGTACCTGGACATCCCGTTCCAGCACGCCAGCCCGAAAGTCCTGAAGTCGATGAAACGCCCGGCGTTCGAAGACAAGACCCTGGCGCGGATCAAGAACTGGCGCGAAATCTGCCCGGACCTGATCATCCGTTCGACCTTCATCGTCGGCTTCCCGGGCGAAACCGAAGAAGACTTCCAGTACCTGCTGAACTGGCTGACCGAAGCCCAGCTCGACCGCGTCGGCTGCTTCCAGTACTCGCCAGTGGACGGCGCTCCGGCCAATGATCTGGATCTGGAGATCGTTCCGGACGACGTCAAGCAAGACCGTTGGGATCGCTTCATGGCGCACCAGCAGGCGATCAGCTCGGCCCGTCTGCAGATGCGCATCGGCCGCGAGATCGAAGTGCTGGTGGACGAAGTCGACGAACAAGGCGCGGTCGGCCGCTGCTTCTTCGACGCTCCGGAAATCGACGGCAACGTGTTTATCGATAACGGCAGTAATTTGAAGCCGGGCGACAAGGTCTGGTGCAAAGTGACTGACGCCGACGAATATGACCTGTGGGCTGAGCAGATCTGA
- a CDS encoding rRNA pseudouridine synthase, translated as MTDPIRLSKRLIELVGCSRREAELFIEGGWVTVDGEVIDEPQFKVGDQKVELDKDAKATAPEPVTILLNAPAGMGIEAAMQSLSAETLSEEHRYGKRPLRGHFLRLTASADLQAKASGLLVFTQDWKILRKLTADAAKIEQEYVVEVEGDMVAHGLNRLQHGLTHKGKELPPVKASWQNENRLRFAMKNPQPGIIAQFCEAVGLKVIGIRRIRIGGVSIGKVPVGQWRYLSGKEKF; from the coding sequence ATGACTGACCCGATTCGCCTCTCCAAACGCCTCATCGAACTGGTCGGTTGCTCCCGCCGGGAGGCCGAGCTGTTCATCGAGGGCGGCTGGGTCACCGTGGACGGCGAAGTGATCGACGAACCGCAGTTCAAGGTCGGCGACCAGAAGGTCGAGCTCGACAAGGACGCCAAGGCCACCGCACCAGAGCCGGTGACCATCCTGCTCAACGCGCCGGCCGGCATGGGCATCGAGGCCGCCATGCAGTCACTCAGCGCCGAGACCCTCAGCGAAGAGCACCGCTACGGCAAACGTCCGTTGCGCGGGCACTTCCTGCGCCTGACCGCCAGTGCCGATCTGCAGGCCAAGGCCAGCGGCCTGCTGGTGTTCACCCAGGACTGGAAAATCCTGCGCAAGCTCACCGCCGACGCCGCCAAGATCGAGCAGGAATACGTGGTCGAAGTTGAAGGTGACATGGTCGCCCACGGCCTCAATCGCCTGCAGCACGGCCTCACCCACAAGGGCAAGGAGCTGCCGCCGGTCAAAGCCAGTTGGCAGAACGAAAACCGCCTGCGCTTCGCCATGAAAAACCCGCAGCCGGGAATCATCGCGCAGTTCTGCGAAGCGGTCGGCCTGAAAGTCATCGGTATTCGCCGGATCCGCATCGGCGGTGTGTCGATCGGCAAGGTCCCGGTCGGCCAATGGCGCTACCTGTCCGGCAAAGAGAAGTTCTAA
- a CDS encoding potassium transporter Kup — protein sequence MLVAAVGVVYGDIGTSPLYTLKEVFSGGYGVPVNHDGVLGILSLIFWSLIWVVSIKYMMFVLRADNQGEGGIMALTALARRAAGGRKKLRSLLVVCGLIGAALFYGDSMITPAISVLSAIEGLGLAFDGIDHWVVPLSLVVLVALFLIQRHGTARIGILFGPIMVTWFLVLGALGVYGISHTPEVLHALNPVWAVRFFMVHAGMGVAILGAVVLALTGAEALYADMGHFGRKPIARAWFLLVLPALVLNYFGQGALLLDNPEAARNPFYLLAPSWALIPLVGLSTLATVIASQAVISGAFSLTRQAIQLGYIPRMYIQHTSSDEQGQIYIGAVNWSLMVGVVLLVLGFESSGALASAYGVAVTGTMLMTTILVSAVMLLLWKWPPILAVPVLIGFLLVDGLYFAANVPKIVQGGAFPVIAGIALFVLMTTWKRGKQLLVERLDEGALPLPIFISSIRVQPPHRVQGTAVFLTARSDAVPHALLHNLLHNQVLHEQVVLLTVVYEDIPRVPPARRFEVDSYGEGFFRVILHFGFTDEPDVPQALKLCHLDDLDFSPMRTTYFLSRETVIASKLEGMARWREALFAFMLKNANGNLRFFNLPLNRVIELGTQVEM from the coding sequence ATGCTGGTTGCGGCAGTCGGGGTGGTTTACGGCGACATCGGCACGAGCCCGTTGTACACCCTCAAAGAAGTGTTTTCCGGCGGCTATGGCGTGCCCGTCAATCACGATGGGGTGCTGGGCATTCTGTCGTTGATCTTCTGGTCGCTGATCTGGGTCGTGTCGATCAAATACATGATGTTCGTCCTGCGCGCCGACAACCAGGGTGAGGGCGGGATCATGGCACTCACCGCGCTGGCGCGTCGCGCGGCGGGCGGGCGCAAGAAGCTGCGTTCATTGCTGGTGGTCTGCGGGCTGATCGGTGCGGCGCTGTTTTATGGCGACAGCATGATCACCCCGGCGATTTCCGTGTTGTCGGCGATCGAAGGTCTGGGCCTGGCGTTTGATGGCATCGATCACTGGGTAGTCCCGCTGTCGTTGGTGGTGCTGGTGGCGCTGTTTCTGATTCAGCGTCACGGTACGGCCCGGATCGGCATTCTGTTCGGGCCGATCATGGTCACTTGGTTCCTCGTCCTCGGTGCCCTCGGTGTGTATGGCATCAGCCACACCCCGGAAGTGCTGCATGCGCTGAACCCAGTGTGGGCGGTGCGCTTCTTCATGGTGCATGCCGGCATGGGGGTGGCGATCCTCGGCGCGGTCGTGCTGGCGCTGACCGGTGCCGAAGCGCTGTACGCCGACATGGGCCACTTCGGCCGCAAGCCGATTGCCCGTGCGTGGTTTCTGCTGGTGCTGCCGGCGCTGGTACTGAACTACTTCGGTCAGGGCGCTCTGTTGCTGGACAATCCGGAAGCGGCGCGTAACCCGTTCTACCTGCTGGCGCCAAGCTGGGCGCTGATTCCGCTGGTGGGGCTGTCGACTCTGGCCACTGTTATCGCCTCGCAAGCGGTGATTTCCGGCGCGTTCTCCCTGACGCGTCAAGCGATCCAGCTCGGCTACATCCCGCGCATGTACATCCAGCACACCTCCAGCGATGAGCAGGGCCAGATCTACATCGGCGCGGTGAACTGGTCGCTGATGGTCGGCGTTGTGCTGCTGGTGCTCGGCTTCGAATCCTCAGGCGCTCTGGCTTCGGCCTACGGCGTGGCGGTGACCGGCACCATGCTGATGACCACCATTCTGGTGTCGGCGGTGATGCTGCTGCTGTGGAAATGGCCACCGATCCTTGCGGTGCCTGTGCTGATCGGCTTCCTGCTGGTGGACGGTCTGTACTTCGCCGCCAACGTACCGAAGATCGTCCAGGGTGGTGCGTTCCCGGTGATCGCCGGTATTGCGCTGTTCGTGCTGATGACCACCTGGAAACGCGGCAAGCAATTGCTGGTCGAGCGCCTCGACGAAGGTGCGTTGCCGCTGCCGATCTTCATCAGCAGTATCCGCGTGCAACCGCCGCACCGAGTGCAGGGCACCGCCGTGTTCCTCACCGCGCGCTCCGACGCCGTGCCGCACGCGCTGTTGCACAACCTGCTGCATAACCAGGTGCTGCATGAGCAAGTGGTGTTGCTGACGGTGGTCTACGAAGACATCCCGCGTGTACCGCCAGCGCGGCGCTTTGAAGTGGACTCCTACGGCGAAGGCTTCTTCCGGGTGATCCTGCACTTCGGCTTCACCGACGAGCCGGACGTGCCGCAGGCGCTGAAGCTGTGCCATCTGGATGACCTGGACTTCAGCCCGATGCGTACCACCTACTTCCTCAGCCGCGAAACGGTGATCGCCTCGAAACTCGAAGGCATGGCCCGTTGGCGTGAGGCGCTGTTTGCGTTCATGTTGAAGAACGCCAACGGCAACCTGAGGTTCTTCAATCTGCCGCTGAACCGGGTGATTGAGTTGGGGACGCAGGTAGAAATGTAA